From Coriobacteriia bacterium:
GCGCTCTGTGACACGGCGGCATCCCACGTCGTACGAAACGCCGCACCCCACAGCCAGGGCTCCCTTACCACCGGCATTACGCACGCCCTCGATGAGCTCCGTCGATCCGCCACCGATGTCGGCGACCAGAACGCTTTCGCCGGGAAAGTCGGACGTCACGCCGAGCAGGGACAGCCGCGCCTCGGTCTCGCCGGGGATAACCTGCGCGTCGAGCCCAAGCGCTGCGAGGCGCCCCAGCAGCTCATCGGCGTTGGAGGCGTCGCGAGCAGCGCTCGTCAGCGTTATGGCGATGTCACTAGCAGCCTGGCCCGCATCTGCGAGCTCGGCAAGGCGCGCGCCGTAGCCAGCGATGGTCGCGCACGTTCGCTCGATGGCGACAGGATCCAGCGCGCCGCTCGCATCGACGCCCGTCCCGAGGTTCGTGATGATGGCCTGACGCTCAAGCGGCCGTACCCGTCCATCAGCAAAGACATCAGCAAGGATGAGCCGCGTCGAAACGGTCCCCACGTCGATAGCGGCGAGCAAGCGCGCATCATGCGGGGTACATGGCGCCTCGGAAGCGGTATGTATGTTGGTCACGAGCGTCCTCCTCTCGTATGGGGTGCACGCGAAACTGCGGCGAGCAGTCTCCTGCTTGCGGGCTGAGCCGGCACGCCGCCCGCGTTCCACGCGCCTACTGCTGAGCAGGCTCGCCCTCGACGACGATGTCAGCGCCCCCGTTGGCAGTGTCCCCTTCGTCCACAGCTTGAGGCGCGTCCGTCATGGCGCTGTCGCCTGCGCCCTCAGTAACCTGCGCAGGCTCGTCAGCAGGGGCATCGCTCGTCACCGCAGCCGAAACGTCGACGCCAAATATCCGATCGAGCAGGTCTGTCCCCCACGTGTGGGCGTTCTGGCCCGAGCCGCGCGGCACCTCCGCCGGCGTGGCAAAGTCGCTCTGGGTCGAGTCGTCAACGCCGACGACCTTCACGAGGTTCTCGCCGGGGAGCACGAGCCCGAAGCGAGCGCGCGCCTCATCCTCGATGCCCTCCTGGGTCTGGAGGTTGTTGACGCGCGTCTGCATCTGCTCGTTACGCGCAACGTTCTCGTTGAGCTCGTCGGCAAGGCGTTCGTTCTCGCGCACGGCAAGGTAGTAGTCCTGCGCTGGGAAGTACAGCATCGCAATGGCCAGCACGACGACGAGCCCCGACGCAACGAGCGAGACAACGGTCTCCGGCAGGCGAGCCCGCCGCCGGGCGCGCTTGGCGGCACGGTGTGCAGCTCTGCGCTCCTTGCGTGCCGCACGCAAAGCCAGGCGCGTGGGATTGTCCTCGTGACGGCGCGGCAGAGACGGGCGCCAGCCGGCGCGGCCGCGCACGCGACCGTTCGCAGTTTCGGAGGCGTTGGCAGCAGCAAACAGGTCGTCAGCGATGCCGGAGCTCGCAGCAGGATCGGCGCCCTCGGCAGGCTCCTCAGCGGAGGCGCTCGAAGCCGCCGGCGTCTCTGCGACCGAAGGATCAGCGGTGCTGCTTTGGGGAGCCCCAGAAGCATTTCGACCGGGTAGGGGCAGCGACGCCAGCAAGTTTTTCATGCCGCCCGCACGCCTCAGGCCCCGGTGCGAGGTGCGCTCGGGCACGCCCCGCTCCGCCTCGGATGCGGCGGCGTCGGCAGGCGTCGAGACAGGCTCACCCGGCAGGGGCATGTGGGGGTCGGCAGGCTGCTGGGCGTGCGCTGCAACCTCCGCAACGGCAGAGCCGTCCGCAGAAGAAACCGTCGACGGGGAATCCGACACCGCGCTCGCGACCACAGCGCCGGTAATCTGGGGCGCTGAATCGAGCTGGCCGGCAGAGGCGGCGCCCGCCGAAGCGCCCGCGTTTGGCGCCATCCACGGATAGACAGCCGCAGGATGCGCTCCATCGACGGTCGGAGATGTCCCCTGGACTCGCTCCGGGACAGCAGGCCGCACGCCCGTCCCGTGAATATCCTCGTAATCGCGCACGACCGACGTGGGCACAGACGACAGGGGGCCCGTACCAGCAAGGCGCGTCTCCCGGGGAAGCGTCGGCACAGGCGGTTGGGGCAGCGACGTCTGAGGGGGAATGTCGGGCACAACGAACAGCACGCCGCGGCGTTCCTCAGCGTGAGACGCGCTCCCTCGTGAGCTCACAAGCGTCGAGTGCGGAATGGCAGAATCAGCCAGATGCCCTCCGTCACGCACCTGACCAGCAGGAAATGCAGTCGATACACGCTGCACGCCAGCAGAAGCAGAGGGGGCGTCTGCGAAGTGCGGTCGCACCGGCTCAGCGACGCGCTCGGATGGCGCGGGATCCACGGGCGCAACCGAGGCGTCGTCCGCAGACACCGTTGAGGATACCCCCGCAGGCTGGACTCCAAACGCGCCCGGAACCGCCGGGTTGACGGGAGCGTCGGCGTTGGGCAACACGCGCGAGGAGCGCCCCCGCCCAAAGAGTCCACGCTTTTTCGGACGCGCATACGGGGAGGCGTCCTCCCTGGGAGATGGAGTCGAAAACGCAGCAGGCGCGGCATGGCGTGGCGCGCGGCTGTAGGGGCTCGGATCGTCCGCCCCCCAAGTGCCAGCGCCGGAATCAGCGGCATGGCTCAGCGATCCGGCGGGCACGCCCTGCGGCGTCGCCTCGCCAGACAGTCCCCGTTCGCCTCTGTCCTGTCGCTGGCTCATGGTGTTCGTTTCTGCTTCGCATGCGAGCCGACCACCCGCCGTATACAGGCGGGCTCAGTGCAACGATATATCATAGCCGACGCCACCAGCACCCCGAAGCGCCCCGTTCAACCCACAGATAAGCAACGGAGCCCCGTCGCCCTTCCTCCCGCCAGATAAGGACGCGCCGGCTGCCAGGGGACGAGGCATAACCCGTGAATGCGAGTTCTGCAGAAAGGGCCCCGCGTAGCGCCGCACCTCAGTGCATGCGCCCCACGGGGCCCTTTCGAAGCTGTCTGAGCAGGCACGGGTTATGCCTCGGCCCCGCAGAGAGGCCAAGCCCTCGTCCTTATCCCTTATCGCTTGATGCTGTAGAACGTGCTCTCGCCGGGGTAGTCGGCCGCGACGCCGAGCTCGGCCTCGATGCGCAGCAGCTGGTTGTACTTGGCCACGCGGTCGCTACGGCACGGGGCGCCCGTCTTGATCTGGCCGGCGTTCGTCGCCACGGCCAGATCAGCGATGAACGCGTCCTCCGTCTCGCCGGAGCGGTGCGACACGACGGCCGTGTAGCCGGAGCGCTTCGCCAGCTCGATCGTGTCCATGGCCTCGGACAGCGAGCCGATCTGGTTCACCTTCACGAGGATGGAGTTAGCCACGCCCAGCTCGACACCACGGGCCAAGCGCTTGGCGTTCGTCACGAACAGGTCGTCGCCCACGAGCTGCACGCGCTTGCCGATGCGCTCCGTCAGCGCCTTCCAGCCATCCCAGTCCTCCTCGGCCATACCATCCTCGATGGACACGATGGGGAAGCGATTCGTCAGGTCCTCGTAGTAGTCGACCATCTGATCGGCCGTCAGCTCGACGCCCTGGCCCTTGAGGCAGTACAGCTTACGCTCGGCGTCGTAGAACTCCGTCGACGCTGGGTCGGTCGCGAACATGATCTGGTCGCCCAGCGAGTAGCCGGCCTTTTCGCAGGCCTTGGCGATCCACTCGAACGGCTCGGCGTTCGTCTTGAGGTTCGGCGCAAAACCGCCCTCGTCGCCCACGCCGCCACCCAGGCCGGCCTCGTGCAGGACCTTCTTGAGCGTGTGGTAGATCTCGGAGCACCAGCGCAGGCCCTCGGCGAACGTGCTCGCGCCCACGGGCATGATCATGTACTCCTGGAAGTCCACCGTGTTGTCGGCGTGCACGCCGCCGTTGAGGATGTTCATCATCGGGACGGGCAGCACGTGCGCACTCACGCCGCCCAGGTAGCTGTAGAGCGGCATGCCCACGGAGTTGGCGGCCGCGCGGGCCACGGCCAGGCTCACGCCGAGGATGGCGTTGGCACCCAGGCGCGTCTTGTTGGCCGTGCCGTCCAGGTCGATGAGCATGGAGTCGATGGCGCGCTGGTCGAGGGCATCCTCGCCCATGAGGGCGTCAGCGATCTCGCTGTTGACGTGGTCGACAGCCGTCAGCACGCCCTTGCCCAGGTAGCGTGCGCAATCGCCGTCGCGCATCTCGCAAGCCTCGAACGCGCCGGTCGAAGCACCGGAAGGCACGGGGGCACGACCGAACGCCCCGTCGTCGAGCAGGACCTCCACCTCAACCGTGGGGTTGCCGCGCGAATCGAGGATCTCTCGACCGTACACGTCAATGATTTCGCTCACTGGTGCATCTCCTTCGACTTGGCCTCGGCCCAGAGGGCCTCCTGCTCGCTATTGGAAAGGTCGGCGATGTCCCGACCGGATTCCCATGCCTTGTGCTCCATGTACGCCCAGCGGCGGCGGAACTTGGCGTTGGCAGCCCGTAGCGCGCTCTCGGCGTCAATGTGCTCCCATCGTGCCACGTTGACGAGCGCGAAGAGAATGTCGCCGAACTCGAGCTCCCGCTCCGGGCTGCCCGGCTCGGCGGCGTCAAACTCGGCGATTTCCTCGCGCACCTTCGCGCGCACGCCTTGTTCGTCGCCCCACTCAAAGCCCGCCGCGGCTGCCTTGCGCGAGATCTTCTGGCACGCCATGAGCGACGGCAAGGCGGTGGGAACGCTGTCGAGCAGCCCCTCGCGAGCCTGACCGGCGGCGTCGGCCTCGGCGGCCTGCGAGGCGTGCTCGGCAAGCTTTACCTGCTCCCAGATGCCGAGTACCTCGCCATCGTCCTGCGCTGCCGTATGGTCGCCAAAAACGTGCGGGTGGCGGCGGATGAGCTTCTCGTTGAGGTCGCGGCACACGTCATCAATCGTGAACTCGCCGGCGTCTGCGGCGATCTGCGACTGCAAGACGACCTGCATAAGCACATCGCCCAGCTCTTCGGCCAGGTGACGCCGCGTGCGGTTGAAGTCGGGCAGGCCATCGGGCTGCGGAGCGGCGTCGGAGCGTGCGGCCTCGTCTGCCTCGATGGCGTCAACGGCCTCGTAGGCCTCCTCGACCATATTCTTCGCAATGGACGCGTGAGTCTGCTTCCTGTCCCACGGGCAGCCGTCGGGCTGGCGCAGCCGCCAGATCGTGCGCACGAGCGCATCGAAGGCAGGGTGCGCGCCGGGGGCTCCGGGGCGATCGGCGTCGGCTGGCTCGAGCACAGCCGCAGCCTGCTCGTTCGTGCCGGTATCTGCCATATGCAGGCGTCTCCCCTCGTAAAGCATCACGTCGGGTGCATACATGTAAGAAGTATAGTCCGCGCGACAGCCCCGACACGCGCGCGACGGCAACGCGGCCCCGCCCGGCGGTCACACTCGCATCGCCAGCGCCCCCTCGGCGGCCTCGCTCCACCAACCCGCCACACGGGAGCGACGGTCACTCCTGAAGATTGCGCTACGGAAGCCCTCCCTTACTTGAAATAATGCCGCTCGTCTGGGCACAATGAATTGATTCATGCGCGGCACCGTGGAGAGGATTGGGGCGTTATGGCTCGACAGTCAAAGCTGCACGTTGCGGGAGAAACCGCAGAGACGTTCGTCCGGGCCATCGGCCATGAGCCGACGCTGTGCCTGCGCGAGAACTGCAAGGACGCCAAGTGCAGCCTGTGCGTCGATGTCTGCCCCGGCCATGCCGTGCGCGTCCCTGCGACAAAGGACACGCCCGGCGGCGTAAAGCTCACCGTGTCGAAGGGCTTCTGCGTCGACTGCGGCCTGTGCGCCGCCGTGTGCCCCACGAACGGCCTCATCGTCATGGAGCCGGCCATGCGCACGCTGCGCCGCCGGCTGCGCAAGGCCTCCCAGGTGGCGCCCCAGGACGGCCACCTCTACCTCACGTGCGTCGAGACGGGCCTCGCCCAGAAGGATCCCTGCGTCGTCGAGCTCGCCTGCTTGGGCATGCTGACGTGGGAGATGTGGGTCAACCTGATGCTCGACTTCCCCAACCTCGCCGTCTACCTGCCCGGCGAGCTGTGCGGCCGCTGCAAGGCAAAGAAGGCCGAGAGCATGATCGTCGACGCCGTGTGCCAGGCACAGGAAGTTGTGGGCCGCGACATCCTGCTCGTCGAGACGATGCGCGAGCTCGACTTCACGAACAGCGTGGGCGCCGTCGACCCCAAGCGCACGGAGGCATTCTCCGGCGTAGGCAGCGGCCTGGCCGACATCGTGAAGGACATCACGACGACGTCCGACGACGACCTTCCCTCCAACGAGCTGTGCCAGCTCGACTCCCGCAAGATGCGCGTGCGCCTGCGCAAGGAGATGGCGGCCGAGAAGGGCGAGAACACCCCGGGTCTCAAGGGAATCGACGAGCTGGGCGGCACGCTAACGCACGCTCGCTGGGCCATCCTGGACGCCGCCATGCGCTTCCCCGAGATCGCCGAGCGCGTCGAGCTCGACGGCGTGCGCATCGACCCGGCCATCTGCGCGGGCAGCGAGGACAAGGACTGCTCCGCCTGCGCCGACGTCTGCCCGCTCGGCGCGCTCGTCGTGCAGGAGGACGGCAGCCTGGGCGTGCGCGACGCGATCTGCGTGGGCTGTGGCCTGTGCGTGCAGACGTGCACGGAGGGCGCCATCACGCCTTGCAAGGTCCCGTTGGCCACGCTGATCGGCGACGCGCCCACAAAGTAGGGCCCGCGCACTGAACCGCGCGCTCCATATGCATAATCATGTGCTTCTCGCGAATACTTCCGTATCGTGCCGCTGCATGCTGTCCGAAAAGTAATGCCGCGCGTACAATAAATCGATTGCTGAGCCTACGCATCCCTGGGGAACCCACGCACCCTTGCGATTCTGCACCGCTGCTTTCGTGACTTTCGCACGGCACGTCGTGCACACGCGTGGCAAAGCATCCGGAAAGAACCGTAATCGATCAACATGGGAAACTGGAGACACATGGCTACTTTTAACGAACTCGGCCTGTCCGAGAAGACGCTTGCTGCCGTTGAGGCGATGGGCTACACCGAGGCCACGCCCGTTCAGGAGCAGGCTATCCCGCTGGTGCTGGCCGGCCACGACGTGCTTGCCGCCGCCCAGACGGGCACGGGCAAGACGGCCGCGTTCACGCTGCCCGTCATGGACAAGCTCGGCCACTACAAGAAGGGCCAGGGCCCGCTCGCCCTTATCATCACCCCCACCCGCGAGCTCGCGCAGCAGATCGACACCGTCGCGCGCGCCGTCGGCAAGAAGACGGGCCACTGGGTGCTCACCGTCGTCGGCGGCCTGAGCTACCGTCCGCAGATCAACGGTCTGCGTCGCGGCGTCGACGTGCTCGTCGCCACCCCCGGCCGCCTCATCGACCTCTACGAGCAGGGCGCCCTGCAGCTCGACTCCGTGCAGACGCTCGTCCTCGACGAGGCCGACCGCATGCTCGACATGGGCTTCTGGCCCGACGTCAAGCGCATCATCGACGTGCTGCCCAAGGAGCGCCAGACGCTGCTGTTCTCGGCCACGCTCGACGAGAGCGTCATGAAGACGATCGGCAACGAGGTTCACGATCCCCAGTACGTCGAGATCGCCCACAAGGGCACGGCTGCCGAGACCGTCGAGCAGTTTGTCGTGCCCGTCTCGTCCATGCAGAAGCCCGACCTGCTCAAGGCCGTGCTCGACGAGAAGGGCCACAAGAGCGTCATCGTCTTCACGCGCACGAAGTTCCGTGCCGAGAACCTGGCCGAGCGCCTGTGGCGCGAGGGCTTCGAGACGGAGGCCATCCACGGCGACCGCTCGCAGGCCCAGCGCAGCCGTGCGCTCAAGGCGTTCCGCGACGGTCGCGTTGACATCATCGTGGCCACGGACGTTCTGGCCCGCGGCATCGACGTGTCCGGCGTCAACTACGTCATCAACTTCGACGTGCCGATGGATCCCGAGGACTACATCCACCGTATCGGCCGTACGGGCCGTGCCGGCGAGGAGGGCTTCGCCATCACGTTCGTGACGCGCGAGGAGCTGTTCGACCTCTACAACATCGAGTTCCTCATGCAGAAGACGGTGCCGACGCTCGAGATCGCCGACTTCGACTTCGATGACAACGCCCCCTACCTCGACCCCGAGCGCACGTGCGACCGTCGCCCCCGCAAGGGCGGCAAGGGTGGCAAGGGCGGCCGTGGCCGTGGGCGCGGCGGCGATCGCGGCGGCCGCGGCGGGTTCCGCGAGGAGCGCCGCGACCGCGAGGGCTTCCGTGGCGATCGCGGCGGCCGCGGCGGCGAGCGTGGCGGGTTCGGCGGCGGCCGTCCCCGTCACGGCGAGGAGGGTAACTTCGAGCGTACGCGTCGCCAGAGCGACCACGTCGAGGACGTCGTGCGCGCCGACGCCGCGCTGACGGGCGAGCCCGCTCCCCGTCGCGACGAGCGTCCGAGCTTCCCCGAGAGCAGCGCCGGCCGTCCCGCGCGTCGTGACCGCGGCTATCGCTCCGACGAGCGTGCCGATCGCGGCGGTCGCAGCTACGGTGAGCGCTCCGAGCGCGGCGGGTTCCGCGAGGACCGCGGCTACGGCGATCGTCCCGAGCGCGGTGGCTATCGTGGCGACCGCGGTTATGGCGAGCGTTCCGACCGTGGCGAGCGCGGTGGGTTCCGCGAGGATCGCGGCGAGCGTGGCGGCTATCGCTCCGAGCGTTCCGGCTCCGATCGCGGCTATCGCGGCGGTCGCTCCGACGAGCGCGGCGGCTCGCGTGATGATCGCGGATATCGCGGCGGCTCCAACTCCGAGGGTCGTGGTTACCGCTCCGAGCGTTCCGGCGGCAACGACCGCGGTGGCCGCAGCTACGGCTCCGGTGAGGACCGCGGCTACCGTGGCAAGAGCGGCAGCGGCTCTTCGCGCGTCTCGAGCAAGTACTCCTCGGGCGGCTACAAGAAGAACGAGGGCGGCAGCGGCAAGCCCGGCGGCCCCCGTGCCTACGGCGAGTCGCTCCGCAAGGGCGGGCGCGACCGTCGCCCCGGCGACCGCGGCGGCTACTAGGCCGACAACTGGCGCGCTCCCGCGCCTCCTGACATAGCGTGACCCAAACGGGCCGCAGGTGGAAGCGATTCCCCCTGCGGCCCGTCTTCGTATGCGCACTCGGCACCGGCCGTCGTGCGGTCAGGCGGCAGCCGCATCCGCTGCCGCGAGCAGAGGGTACCCCATCCAAACCCGGAACGCGTCGCCACTCGCATCAGCGCCCGCCCGCCGGCAACGAAGCTCTCTCCTGAACCCAGTTCGCCGGCTCGAAGGCCCGCCTTCGTCGCCAAGCCGCCCGTTCGCGGCCAGGAATCGAGCTCGTGTACGGCCGCCCCTCAGAACGCGGGACGGCTCTCTGACGCGACCTGCGGTTTCGCTGCGATGCACGGCCAGCCGGCCTAGATTCGGCATACACGAGCTCGATTCCTGGCCAGGATTCCTCTTTGCGCCGCAAAACACGCGCGCGACGTCCCCGGAAGCTCCCCGAGAAGGCGCCGCGGGCCACACGGGTGCCCTCGGAAGGCATCCCGCCCGCTCCCGCAAATCCGCAGGGATCCCTTTCGGGCCCTCCAGCGCCAGCCCGTCCTCTCCAGCAAACGCAAAGGGCCCCGCACGCCGAAGCGTACAGGGCCCTTGGGGAGCGCACGAGCCACGTCAGCGGCAGGGCCGCCGGCGGGCTCGAATACGCGCAAGAAAAGGGAGGCGTACCCGGACTCGCGTAAAGCTCACGGCCGTCCGGGCACGTTCCCGTGGGAGAGCTACAGCGTCGCAGCAGCCTTCTGGCCAGCGTTGATGCCGAACACAGTGATGTCACAGATGGCGTTGCCGCCGATGCGGTTGGCGCCGTGGATGCCACCGGTGACCTCGCCGGCCGCGAACAGGCCGGGGATCTTCTCGCCCAGGATGTTCAGGGCCTGGGAGTCACCGTCAACGTAGATGCCGCCCATGCAGTGATGGATGCCCGGGTACACGGGGATGGCGTAGAACGGTGCCGTCTCGAGCGGGGACACGAAGCCCGTCGTGCGGCCGAACGGATCCTCGGCGCCGCCCACGGAGGCGTTGTACGTGTCGACGGTGGCCTGCAGCGCATCGGCAGGCATGCCGAGCGTCTCGGCGAGGCCGGCAAGATCATCGGCCTTGATGCTCATGCCCTTGTTCTCATAGTTGGCAGCGGCCTTGTTGTTGTCGTAGACCGTCTGGTCGTAAATGACCCAGATCTTGCCGTCGGTCTGCTCGAGCTCGGCGGCGGACACGACGTCACGCGTGCCCATGTCGTTGACGAAGCGGTTGCCCTCGACGTTAACGAGGATGCCGCCACCGCCGCGGATGCCCTCAGCGACGAGCGAGCCGTCCGCATAGACGGTCGGGTGAATCTGGATCTGGCTCATCTGGATGAGGTTGGCACCGACCTTCTGGGCCATGACCATGCCGTCGCCGGTGATGCTGGCGGCGTTGGTGGAGACAAACGTCTCCAGGTCGGGGCGGTACATCTTGATGAGGTCCTTGTTGGAACCGAAGCCACCCGAGGCCAGGATGACGGCCTTGGCGCTGTACTCCGTGCCGTCCTCAGCCTTGACACCCACGACGGCGCCGGACTCGTCGGTCAGCAGCTCGGAAGCGCGGCACTCGTACACGACCTCGATGCCGGCCTCAACGCAGGCGGCAGCGATAGTGGGCACGTAGGAGGCGCCCACCGCGGAGCCGTCCGTGGGACGGTGGCAGCGCGGCACGGACATGCCGCCCGTCGTCGTGATGTTGTCGAGCACGAGGCCGTGCGCGGCAAGCCAGTCGATGGCGGCAGCAGAGCCGTCGCACATCTGCTCGACGAGAGCGGCGTTGTTCCAGTTCTTGCCGCCCTTGATCGTCTCCTCGATGAACAGGTCCGTCGAGTCCTCGATGCCCTGGTCCTTCTGGTACACGGTCTCAGAGGCGTTCATGCCCGACGACGAGAAGATGGTGTTGCCGCCCTCCATGGCGTTCTTCTCAAGGATGACGACCTTCTCAGCGCCAGCCTCCTTGGCAGCCAGCGCGGCGCACATGCCAGCGCCACCCATGCCCACGACGACGATGTCGTAGGCAGCGTCAGCGGCAGCGGAGCCCTCGGCAGCGAAGGCGCTCACGGCGCCAGTGCCCAGAGCGGCGGCGGCCACAGCAGCGGCGCCAACAAACGAACGACGATTCATCTCAATAGCCATGTGCACTCCCCTAGTCTTAGTGGACAATCCACTACTCGTGAGCACGACACAAAAATGTGGACGCGCTCGCGTTCTGCCTCCGGCCAGGCGCGGTCGCGCAAGGGCACGTGCTAAACCGACCCACGCCGTAGGCTTGCAATAGTATGCCCCATTTCACTCCTCTTTGTCTTCACATATTCGGAGGGAAATGCCACAAGGTTCGTGAGCTGGAGAAACGGGGAGCGAATGTCCCCTCACACTTCCCGTCTCCCCCCGAATATGTGAAGCAATCTGTCGGCGGTTACGTGAGCTAAGATGGGCCTGTAGTGCAACGCGACGGATCACAGGGCGAGAGGAGGCGGACAGACATGCCAAAACGGGAGCGCACCCTCGTCATCGGAGGCCTCGCGCTGTACTGGCCGCTCCTCACGCTGAGTAAGACAGCGCTCGATGCGGCGTTCTCCGACACCGCACAGCTCGGTGCCCTTTCGCTCGTCCTCTCGATCGCGATGATCGCGTGCGCGCTCGCCATGCCCCGAGCTAATCGCCTCCTCGGCACGCCCTCCTCCAACCCCCGGCCCGCCGTGCTCTGCGGAACAGCAACGTCGGCCATCCTTGCGCTCGGAATGGCCCTGCCTAACGGGGCCGTCATCGAGGCCCTGCTCGGCGGGCTTGGCTGCCTCGCTGCCGCCGTGACAATCTCCCTGCTGACGCTCGCCTGGGGAGAGGCCGTTGTACGCGGCCTCGATGACGCGAGCGCCTCCAGGAGCTTCGCAAGTCAGCTGCTCATCGACGTGGCCGTATCGCTGTTCCTCAGCTTCGCCGTGCGCCTAGTGACGGCCCTCCTCACGGGGGCGGGCGCTGCCGTGCCACCTGGCAGCGTCGTGCTTATCGCCTATCCCCTGCTCGCCTGCCTACCGCTGCTGGCATACGCACGCGGGGCGCAAACGACCCTCGCGCAAGGCTCCGCAGAGAGGCACCCCGACGAAAAGGAGTGCGAGCGTGGCGCCTCTCCAGACGCCGAGCGCGCTTCCCTCTCCCAGCAAATCGCATCGCAGGCACAGCGAGAAAACCGCGCGCCCCTCGTCGAGGGCAGCGAGCGATGGCTCCTCATCGTGGCAGCACTGTTCGTCGTACTCGTCAGCGCGCTGGCAGGCATACGCACATCGGGCACCTCCGTCTACCCCATCGACCCTTCGGGCACGCGCTACTACCTTGCGCTGGCATTCTCTGGCGTTCTCGCAGTTTGCTCGTGGGCCCTCCGCGCGCAGCCGGCCGTGGGGCGTGCCGTGAGCTGGGTCGCCACAATCGTGCTTGCCTTTGCCGGCGTGTTGCTCACGATGAGCGCCAACGCGGGAGCGAGCACCCTCGGCATCAACGCCCTGCTCGTCGCGCGTCTTGTCGTCTGGACGCTCTTCTGGATGCTGCCCGTCGAGGCGGCGGCGCGGCGCGCTGTCGCGGGCCGGAATATCGCGGAGATCCCCTGCGCCACGAGCGCCCTCCTGGCCCGTTACTATCTCGTGCCCCAGGCCATCGCCTACCTGGCAACGGACAGCCTGTTCATGTTCGGCCCCTCAGCGACAGAGCCCGCGGCCCGCGGCGCCTTCGACATCGTCACGCTGCTCATTGCCCTGGCCCTCATGGCCTGCGCGCTCGTCATCGCCGCACTGCTCGCCTCCCAGGGCACGCGGACCGCCTCCCCCGCCACCGGCTCCACAGACGCGACGCAGGCCGGCACGTCTGCCGGCGAGGCAAGCCCCTCCCCCAGCGCGCCTCCCGCCCTTGACCCACGCCATGCCGTCTGCCAGGCTCTCGCAGAAGAGTTCGGCCTCACCGAACGCGAGGCAGCCGTACTTGAGAGCCTCTCGCAGGGCCACACGGTGCAGCGCATCGCCGAAGAGCAGGGTGTGACGCCCAACACGATCCGCACGCACACAAAGGGCCTGTACCGCAAGCTCGACTGCCATGCAAAGCAGGAGGTCATCGACCTCGTAGCCGGCCGCATCGCACGATAGGGGCGTATCCCACCGGCACCTTGGACATCACCAAGCAAGCTCAGCGACCCCACCTGCGCAAGCTCCCCAAGCCCCATCGCACGAGCGCCACACAGAAAGCCGTTCGGCGGGGCATTTGCCGCCACAGACGGTCTGCAAGCCAAGAAAAGTCGTCGGGTTTCCCCTCCCCTCCTAGAATGCGCCCTGGTCGTTAATGCGGCCTTAATGCAGGGAGTTTCAGTAGCTGGCGTCGGAGGAAGGACAGGCCCATGACGGGCATCGCGCTCATCGTCGCGTTCGTGATCGCCATCGTGCTCATGATCGTGATGATCTCCAAGTTCAAGATCCACCCGTTCATCTCCATCA
This genomic window contains:
- a CDS encoding DEAD/DEAH box helicase is translated as MATFNELGLSEKTLAAVEAMGYTEATPVQEQAIPLVLAGHDVLAAAQTGTGKTAAFTLPVMDKLGHYKKGQGPLALIITPTRELAQQIDTVARAVGKKTGHWVLTVVGGLSYRPQINGLRRGVDVLVATPGRLIDLYEQGALQLDSVQTLVLDEADRMLDMGFWPDVKRIIDVLPKERQTLLFSATLDESVMKTIGNEVHDPQYVEIAHKGTAAETVEQFVVPVSSMQKPDLLKAVLDEKGHKSVIVFTRTKFRAENLAERLWREGFETEAIHGDRSQAQRSRALKAFRDGRVDIIVATDVLARGIDVSGVNYVINFDVPMDPEDYIHRIGRTGRAGEEGFAITFVTREELFDLYNIEFLMQKTVPTLEIADFDFDDNAPYLDPERTCDRRPRKGGKGGKGGRGRGRGGDRGGRGGFREERRDREGFRGDRGGRGGERGGFGGGRPRHGEEGNFERTRRQSDHVEDVVRADAALTGEPAPRRDERPSFPESSAGRPARRDRGYRSDERADRGGRSYGERSERGGFREDRGYGDRPERGGYRGDRGYGERSDRGERGGFREDRGERGGYRSERSGSDRGYRGGRSDERGGSRDDRGYRGGSNSEGRGYRSERSGGNDRGGRSYGSGEDRGYRGKSGSGSSRVSSKYSSGGYKKNEGGSGKPGGPRAYGESLRKGGRDRRPGDRGGY
- a CDS encoding flavocytochrome c, whose amino-acid sequence is MAIEMNRRSFVGAAAVAAAALGTGAVSAFAAEGSAAADAAYDIVVVGMGGAGMCAALAAKEAGAEKVVILEKNAMEGGNTIFSSSGMNASETVYQKDQGIEDSTDLFIEETIKGGKNWNNAALVEQMCDGSAAAIDWLAAHGLVLDNITTTGGMSVPRCHRPTDGSAVGASYVPTIAAACVEAGIEVVYECRASELLTDESGAVVGVKAEDGTEYSAKAVILASGGFGSNKDLIKMYRPDLETFVSTNAASITGDGMVMAQKVGANLIQMSQIQIHPTVYADGSLVAEGIRGGGGILVNVEGNRFVNDMGTRDVVSAAELEQTDGKIWVIYDQTVYDNNKAAANYENKGMSIKADDLAGLAETLGMPADALQATVDTYNASVGGAEDPFGRTTGFVSPLETAPFYAIPVYPGIHHCMGGIYVDGDSQALNILGEKIPGLFAAGEVTGGIHGANRIGGNAICDITVFGINAGQKAAATL